Below is a genomic region from Cynocephalus volans isolate mCynVol1 chromosome 14, mCynVol1.pri, whole genome shotgun sequence.
GTGTCTAACAGCTagagttccaaaattctaatgagttcaaatactgtataatgaaaatatttttacataaaagtaTGACTTCACAGTTGTTATGCTAGGAATCACAAAGTACATAATTAAAATTAGCTTAAGGTATAGAAATCCTTCAGCTATTTTTCCTTACTGCCCATTTCAAGTTTAAGATTAATGGGAGAGAAATAAAAGTCTGAAAGCAGATTATGAAAAGTTTTCTACCatagtaatatataaataaagacaaaaagaagttATTTCTAAATAGTTATTTGGATACTGTCAGGTGGGTAATAAACTCTTCTCACACAGAGGGAAAACACAGAACACTCTCAATCTCATCTCCATGCCTTGTTAAACAATAATAAAGATTGCCTAATGCAGGACAAGTAGCCCACACTGCTTCCCTCATAACAACACCCTGCCTAAGATGACCACAGTAGCGCCTACTCTCCAAGGAATACTGCACCTTTACTATAGATTCAATCCTCTTCACTAGGACTCTTGGATAAGATCATTCTGAGAAAGAATAATTAATCCACCTTTAACAAGCAAaaacatctttctttttaaaaaaactatattgCTACTCAATTGACACAAAATGCCTATAATAAGAAATGGCAATAATCATAATACTATATTTTTAGTCCATTTCCTTATAGAAAGAAAGTACTTAATGCCTGTGCGAACATTTTTGGTAAAGACAGAGTTACAGGTaatatatttctgattttctgctttaacaatatattatttattcaagTCAACCTGCTACCAAAAAAGGTATATAAACACTTCTAAAATCAAACTTTATAATTCAATTAATAAAAACAACACCTCAGCAAAGATCATACCttcacattcttttaaaaagtccaaccaagggccgagcccgtggcgcactcggtagagtgctgcgctgggagcgcggcaacgctcccgccgcgggttcggatcctatataggactgaccggtgcactcactggctgagtgccggtcacgacaaaaaaaaaaaaaaaaaaaaaagtccaaccAATATATACTTTGAAGACCCATAACACTGACTCAAATGACCACAATTAGTTGGTTTTCTACTTTCACATAGTAGCATAATCATTCTTGGCATCTCTGTCAAGGTTTAGTATAAAAGATTGGGGCACAGGTCAGtgtaaaaatctaaataataaacttttatatCAAATCTTAAAGTGTCAAGACAACTACATAGCAAACCAAAAGATAcagttcggatccccttaccagccatctgccacacacacacacacacacacacacaaagatactAACACTTCAGACAAAAGAAAATCATAACTGCCAACTCTCTAGCTGGATCTTTAAGTTTTGATCTCCACTgatttcaaaaagtttaaaaaaaaaaaaatcaattagtaTCAGAAACAAAAACCACTGACACAAGATTCTGTAGCCTCCACGACTTCAGACAGAGGAGACTGGAATCTGCTTGACTGAAGTGCTGTCACATTCCTGCATTAAATCAGTGGTGTTATAATGCATGGCAATATATGAACTGGCAAATCCAAAAGAGTTTACTGGCTGTAAGTTATGTGGGCTGCTCTGCTCCTGGGAGGGACTGCTGTTATGGATGCTATAGTACGGTTCAATCCGAGTGTTGATGGGGGTTGAGCTGCTTTGACCACAGTGTTGATGTCCAGCAGAGATCTTGGGACTTACCACACTTTCCTTTGAATGACTTGGGCCACAAGCCTGGTCCACAAATTTCTTCTGAGGCTTTGGAGACAACATGTAGGCAGAGTTTGTTTCATGATGGGAGGATTTGTTTCTGTTGATTTCAAGGTTCCCTTTTCCCATGGCTCGAAGTCGAGTCTTCTGTTTGCAGCAGAAAAAACCCAGGCCTACATATTGGAGGCACCAGAGCACTTTCCTTCTAAGCCCTGCACTGTTCCGAGAATATATAAAAGGATTTAGTCCTGACTTGAGAAATATAAGGGTAAATCCAAACAGTTCAAACTGGTAAAGGATGATGCTCCCATTGCTGGACAGAACCACCTGTACCAAGGAAATCCCCAGTGGAAGACAGCATACCAGGACCGACAGCACAATGACCACACAGGTGACCACGGCTTTGGAATCCTTAGCGGTGGAGAGGTTGATGGCTGATACCAGCTGGAGTCTGCTGGCTGCAAGGGTTGGCAGCTGGTTGGGACTCTTGGTGTATCTATGGGTCTGAACGTGCTGCAGTTTGTTGTAATTTTGGTTCCTATACAGAGCCGGCATGGTACGTTGGATGGGATCTCGACCTCCCTTCACAGGGGCCCCCATGAAAGTCTGTGGTCTGGAAGCATCAACTGTGATTACAGGGGGGCACTTTCTGACTTGAGCATTTTTCCGCAGGGTCTGAGCAATCATAATGTAAGAGACAGAGACCACAGCAACACAAAACGTGAAGTCGACCACATAGAGAGACAGAATGGCTTTCCCTTCTCCAGCCATCAGACTGGACATGGGAAGACAGAGATGGGATTTGCTGGTTTTCATGGTAGCCAATGTGGCGAGGGAGAAACTGGTGGCCCAGAGAAGTAGAGTGAGGAGCAAGGTGCAGGGAAAGGACGCCGTGCGATTAGGCTGCTTCCCCAACACCATTCGGAGCCGGTGTAGGGCAATCACTGCCACCATCTTGAGGGACATGATGATGAAGCCTGAACTGGTGAGATGGAAGGTGAAGCAGAAAGCATCCGGGATACTGCTGGCTGAGCTGGAGAATAACACGAAGGTGAACATGGGGGCCGTCACCCCGCAAATGAAGAGGTCACAGAAGGACAGGTTCAGGATCATGAAATCAAAGTTGGTTCTGAATTTCCTGAAGGCTGGATCAAAAAAGGACAAGAAGACAATGAAGTTGCCATAAGAGCCCAGGCAGAAGATGAGTGCGAGCAGAAAAGTGCAGGTCACCAAAGTGGCGGTGTGGATGAGATCCTGAAGGTCCTCCTGGAGAGAGGTGCCATTTGCTCCCTGCTGGTGAGGTACGGGTAGCAAGGTGGCATTGGGGGCATCCTGAAGGTGGTCTGTTGAGTTCATCTTCAGAGAGAAACGTCTCTTCCTTCTGTTCCCCAAAAATGCTCACTGGGAAGGGAGTCAGGGTCTCAACTCACAGAGGAGCGACATGTGACAAAAGGGGCCCAAGGCAGATAAGCCTGTACACAAAAATGCAAACCCAGAAACAGAAAGGGATTAATGGAGAAACAGGAAGGAATTAATACAGTgatcttattatttttcacaaaagcacaagaaaatttCAGCTCTGACCTGGTGCACAGAAAGCATTTCTCCTCATAAAGCCCAACTAATTTTTAGGTTTTCGacacagtggttttcaaacaagTTTAAGTATCACCTGGAGAGCAGATTCCTGGGTCTGACCCTTGAGATTCTGATTGAGGGTGTGCAGGTGTTACTCAAAGAAACATTTCCGTGCCAGGCACAGGAGATATACAAGGACATAATAACCTCTTTGCTAAAGACATCACAATCTAGTTGGAGGAGATCAACCTGTGTAATTATGGCCTAATGTGGTTAAAGGGTGCTATGGAAGCACAGAGGAGGGGAACCTAATCCAACCTGGGAGGGGGCTGGAAAAGGATAAAGGGAGCTTTGGTGAGTAGGAGCTAGCTGGGTGAAAGTGAGGGGCAGGGAGTAGGACAGACAGGCTGTGAGGATGAGCGTAGGTTTTTACAGCAGAGGGACTGAGGCAAGAAACAGCATTTGCCTGAAAAATAAGCACGAGGGTACTGATGCATAATGTGGCCCTTTACATAATTCCCACAAATTGTTAACAAATCCTATTACTTTCCCTCGGAAGAATCCTTTTATTTCCCggtatttataatttcttttcacCACTCGAGATTTCTTAGCCAACTG
It encodes:
- the GPR75 gene encoding probable G-protein coupled receptor 75; its protein translation is MNSTDHLQDAPNATLLPVPHQQGANGTSLQEDLQDLIHTATLVTCTFLLALIFCLGSYGNFIVFLSFFDPAFRKFRTNFDFMILNLSFCDLFICGVTAPMFTFVLFSSSASSIPDAFCFTFHLTSSGFIIMSLKMVAVIALHRLRMVLGKQPNRTASFPCTLLLTLLLWATSFSLATLATMKTSKSHLCLPMSSLMAGEGKAILSLYVVDFTFCVAVVSVSYIMIAQTLRKNAQVRKCPPVITVDASRPQTFMGAPVKGGRDPIQRTMPALYRNQNYNKLQHVQTHRYTKSPNQLPTLAASRLQLVSAINLSTAKDSKAVVTCVVIVLSVLVCCLPLGISLVQVVLSSNGSIILYQFELFGFTLIFLKSGLNPFIYSRNSAGLRRKVLWCLQYVGLGFFCCKQKTRLRAMGKGNLEINRNKSSHHETNSAYMLSPKPQKKFVDQACGPSHSKESVVSPKISAGHQHCGQSSSTPINTRIEPYYSIHNSSPSQEQSSPHNLQPVNSFGFASSYIAMHYNTTDLMQECDSTSVKQIPVSSV